The Leptodactylus fuscus isolate aLepFus1 chromosome 5, aLepFus1.hap2, whole genome shotgun sequence genome segment tggcccctgcacacagtattatgcccaatagtggcccctgcacacaatattttgtccccttagtggcccctgcacacagtattttgtccccttagtggcccctgcacacagtattatcccccatagtggcccctgcacacagtattattcccccatagtggcccctgcacacagtattatgtccccatagtggctcctgcacacagtattatgccccatagtggcccctgcacacattattatgtcccttactggactctgcacacagtattatccccaatagtggcccctgcacacagtattatccccaatagtggcccctgcacacagtattatccacaatagtggcccctgcacataatattatgtcccttattggcccctgcacacagtattatgtccccatagtggcttctgcacacagtattatccccagtagtggcccctgcacacagtattatccccaatagtggacactgcacacagtattatcccccatagtggcccctgcacacagtattatccccaatagtggacactgcacacagtattttcccccatactggcccctgcacacagtattatccccaatagtggcccctgcacacagtattgtacccgatAGTTGCACCTGCCcccttcgctgcccgaggcgaacgacagaaagccgccccccccccccccccggggaagAAGGGAGGGGCGTAtcagagggggtggggcttagctacGGGGCGGAGCTTAGTACCtttcgcaggcacggagaggacctgctctcttcctgagcgtgacgggaggctgctggagcagcgctgctccagtggcctccccaatccaccgctcggtgctaagccagtcagctgtcctggactgggttaggtaataaaaaatgccaccctccctggggccctgacatagcgccgcctgaagcggtcgcttcaggtcgcctcatgggaggtgcggcgctgccctgcacacagtactatccccaatagtggcccctccacacagtattatccccaatagtggcccctgcacacagtattatccccaatagtgtcccctgcacacagaattatcccctatagtggcccctgaacacagtattatgtccccatagtggctcctgcacacagtattataccccatagtggcccctgcacacattattatgccccatcgtggcccctgcacacagtattatcccccatagtggcccctgtacacagtatgatccccaatagtggcccctgcacacagtattatctccaatagtggcccctgcacacagtattatgccccatagtggcccctgcacacattattatgctctatagtggcccctgcacacagtattatcccccatagtggcccctgcacatagtattatgttcccatagtggcccctgcacacagtattatccccaatagtggcccctgcacacagtattatgccccatagtgtctcctgcaaacagtattatcccccttagtggcccctgcacacagtattatccccaatagtgcccctgcacatagtattgtaccccatagtgtcccctgcacacagtattatgtccccatagtggcccctgcacacagtattatcccccataatggctcctgcacacagtattatcccccatagtggctcctgcacacagtattatgtcccactgtggacacccatatacaatacaatattatctaatatcggaccacaatggagattgctgtggatcgatcttagactccacctcctcacagacgagcctccggcagaaccagcgttgattggctgaatgctgtactctgtatgtcattcggccaatcaacgctggtcaatgcattcctataggaaaaagtcagctcccgcatatcgcaagctgacagggatcccgaccagatagagccccaaagagctgggtgagtgacattccccctaaataaaaatgtaatccctagctaaccctgcctgtacatctatctttGTCTTACAAGACTACATGGACACCCAATGAAAATAAAACACAGACACATCATGTAAGGGGAGAAAGGAacaaatgttttatttctacttagtaggggaggggggttggggctgagttgatccagaggaaggagaaAACCCTCAtggcaggggaaaaattccttcctgaccccaaatatggcagccagaacaagtcccaggatcaaaagcaAGTAGTAACTTAATAGGGAAAAAAGTGTATTTTATGGATATATTTACTAATATTATCTAAGATCTAATATTTTAGAAAGCTAAACCTAAGAAAAGATAAAAGTATAATAAGAactaaaagggatttttttttgttaatctgGCATTAGGCTaaagttattttatatatttatttatatttgttacTTATTAGATGATTAATTTTAACAATATATAATTTAAAATACAAATTAAACATCTATTATATTAAacctattttattttcttttttaaaatatttatattatGTTACCTATGTGACAGGAGAAATTAAAGATTTATTATATTAAgcctatattttttattttttttttagattattgcatattatgttaaatatatattaaattctATTTATATGAATAGATAATAAATAAACTACATACAAGATACATTACAGATCTATGAATTACACTTATTTAAGGCAGTTGatccagaaaaaagaaaaaaaacaaggaagGAAAAAATCCTTCCTGCTCTCAGAAATGGCAAAACAAGTTCATGGATCAAAAGCCATTACTTAAcctatggtttgttttttttttgttttttttttttgttttttttttgggggggttataGTTATTTTAAATATCTATGTTATGTTATTATTTCTAGTATCTGTAAATAATAAAGCAAATTATCAGACTAAAACTATTTCTagactgtgttgatccagaggaaggcaaaacccccttgaggaatgagccaattttccttatataaggtgggaaaattccttcctgaccccaaatatggcgatcagagtaaatcccaggatcaaacgCCAGTAACCTAACCTATCCTGTATGTATGGGGGGTTTTTGCATATATTTTTAGTCATCTATATTTTATAAAACTAAcctatgtctgtgtatatatatattttttttatgtaaataattGCTTATAAATTTTAAAGATCTTTCAtactaaacctatttaaggctgagttgatccagaggaaggcaaaacccccttgaggaatgagccaattttccttatataaggggggaaaattccttcctgaccccaaatatggcgatcagagtaaatcccaggatcaaacgCCAGTAACCTAACCTATCCTGTAtgtatggggtttttttgcatatatttttaGTCATCTAAATTTTATAAAACTAACctatgtctgtgtgtatatatatatatatatatatatatatatatatatatatatattttatgtaaataATTGCGTATACATTTTAAAGATCTATCAtactaaacctatttaaggctgagttgatccagaggaaggcaaaaacctccttgaggaatgagccaattgtcctcaaggggaaaaattccttcctgaccccaaatatggcgatcagaacaagtcccaggatcaaagccAATATCTACATGTGTTCTATGTGTCTATCACTAatctatctgtgtatatatgtgtatctatgtgtctatctatatatctatgtgtatgtaaagctaatatactgtatgtcgtGTATAACTTACCTGGCCTGTGCAATGATAGAATACATGCACAGGCCGCTGCTGGTTGTCTGGAGACTCTTCAGGAGGTGATGATGTTGGTTGCCAGCCAGATATTGAAGGATGCCATGTCAAGGTGTGGGCAACGACTTGGTTGTAACTTCGCAGTCTTCAGATGGTTGGAGAGGATGTTTTCGGCAGCCGAGGTCTCGCAGCAGCAGAGGCATGGTCCGGGTCCAACTTGGGGACATGTAATTGAATTCGTCCTCCGGGTGAAGAGTTTGGTTCTCCGGCCATGGTAGGTTTTCATTCTTCGGAATAGCCTTGAATGGAATAAAAGGCGGCCGTGCTCTTTTCTTCTCCAAATCCTCCCAGCAGATGATGTTGAAAAATGGATGGTTTCTGATGTTGCTGTACACATCTAGCATCTTCGAGTTTACCTGCAGCAGGTTCAGCAGCAGATCTTCTAGGTCGGCATCCAGCCGAGATGGAAGCTTTGGCTCGTTTCTGGTGAAGTTGCCGCCATAGTGAAATGGATGGAATCCTGTTGACATTCTGGACATGACAATGCCCAGTCTCCACCAGTCGATCGCTGCATGAAATTCCTGCACCTCGGGGTCCTGATGACTTGGTGTGCCCGCTGTTCCATGGATCTTAGTAGAGGAGGTGGCACGTTCGCGGGCAATCCCCAGGTCGATGATGCAGATGTGTCCATTTCCATCCAGCATAATATTTGATGGTTTTATATCTCTGCAATGAAAGAAGACAGATGACACTTTAGAAAAAGAGAAGGATAAATCTATTCATGTAGACAGTGACATAGAAAACATGACATGTACTATAGCAAAACTAGATATCaatcaggactctgggaaagctgagtacatTATTTTCCCCATTACAAGGGAAGTTTCTGCTTACCTGTGGACGATGTTGCGTGTATGGAGGAAGTGGAGTCCACATGCGATCTCTGCTGTGTAGAATCTGAGGACAGAGTATAGAGTCAGTGACATGAAATCCTTCTCTAACAATTCCCTAATATCAtgttactattacagtgtcagtcaccagtagggttgagcgatcgtgttcggaaaagatcggattccgatcggcgatcgagaaaatttcacgatcgtgatcagaattccgaacatgatctttttaggtgggatcgagatcggtgattatttcccacaatgctttgctactggccaagcattgtgggaaaatggtaagaatgttagccttcacactgagtatatgttctgctcattctgagcggagtgtatattcAATGTGAAGGCTCTGccgtggttccataggaatgaatggaagcagccagcacacagccttaaccccctgcgcgccggctgcgttaattcattctaatgggagactaactaatatctctagtagctacttacctgcacagatggctggtctggtgcccggtgttcttgttcgtCTTCGCTCGCtttccccgcctcccaggttaggagagtgtgggcgggtacagggggggagatgtgacgtctaccttcccagtacccgcccacactctcctaacctgggaggcagcgaggcaaagaagaatgcgaacaccgggcaccggagcagccatctctgcaggtaagtggacaccagggggactaagtagccagaggattaaaaaaaaatcctctggatacttagtgattaagaaaaatcactacacagcgtggattctaacaattaaagcgttcaattgttagattccatgctgtatagagaataggattgtttttaaaatccgatctccgattagtaaaaaaatcccattgacttgcattgggatcggaattgggatcgagatcggggtcaaatgaaaaatgatcggaaatcggatttcaaaatcgatcctgaaaagtcaagatcggctcaaccctagtcaccagtAATAGAGAGGAGGTGCTGTGTATGGTCGCCCTATAGTCACTGCAATCTTATATAGCTGACCTGTCATGTCGCCCTTTAGTTCTCTTTCAGTCTCGTTTCCCTGATACGTCATGTACTCGCCTTACGGTGTCGGTGTTCAGTCTGCCGCACATTGTAATTAATTCCTCCAAGCTGCCGCCGGACAGATACTCCATGATGAAATACGCGTTGTCCTGAGACTGGTGTGCGGCATTCAGTTGGCAAACAAATGGGCAGTCTCGGACCTTCAGGAGCATCTGCCGTTCTCTCATTATCACTGCTGCGTTGTATTCTGTTCTGGTGACAACCTTGACGGCCATGAAGGTGTTTCTGCCGGGTAATGATGCCAGGAACACCTgaagaaaaggaaggaaaaaTTGTTAAATCAGGTCCCACAATCCCTTCCTTCCCTGAGAGCAGCTTTCCATCACACTGGATACTCCTTTCTAGCAGACTAGACCTATAGAAAGAGCTGCGGATACCGCTCACACATATGGATATACAGTTACTGGAGATATCAGATATAAGGGGGTGAGCAGGGAGCTACAACATTTCTGGACATGCTAACATTCAAGCCATTGGAAACTACAGTTAGCCTCTGATATTGATTAACCctttaacgaccggcccatagggaatctacgtcggcactgacaggtccttcctgactgccctataggaaaactacgtcggacAGTCAGGggaggattccctgtcagtgccgacgtaattggaacaagtcttagctgtatcttacagctaagaccctgctccataaccccccaacGAAGGGGGCTCTGATGGGTGGGGTTTAActccttcagttccgtgatcaaacatgatcacggaactgaagcggttccctGATGAtgccggcggtatcggcaccccccgcggcgagatcggggggtgccgatatgaaaaacatgcagtctggggtcgggccagtgaccccagactgcctgagcccccgttacctggttgatcctgccctggttctcaggaagccaagcgatgcgtctacatcgcttggcttcctgttacagactggagacacgtgcagcctgtgtctcctgtgtctccagcctgtaacattgattcagcaatgaaatcattgctgaatcaagtgtcctaaaagggacacataaaaaagtgaaataaaaactgaaaaaaagtgaaaaataataaataaagcttttgaaaaaaaaatgaataaagttataaagacccaaaatccccttttttctatagaaaatgagttatgtaaaaaaaaaaaaaaaattgataaaaacaataaatatttgGTATCATCGCGTCCGTAactatctgtacaataaaactgtatacggtaaacgtcgggaaaaaaaactgaaaaaacccgccggaagtagtgattttttgccatctcaccttagaaaatatgctataaaaagtgatcaaaagtcaaatgcaccccacaatagtaccagtaaaaagcgcaggttgtcccgcaaaaaataagccctcaaccaacactgtcaaccgaaaaataaaaatgttacgcctctcagaagatggcgatgcaaaaatcgattgtaggcacccaaaaatggtgtcattacaaaatacacctcataccgcaaacaacaagcccttatatggccacgtcaccagaaaaataaagaaaatataacatctaacaatgtgaagacaaaaaaccgcaaaaatcgccaaatcattagaatacaactggctgcaggtagggaatatataagctgtgcgagcggatatcaggggacaccccaaatttacagcttatgagggaacagacaccagaaatgacccccagagtgactcccccaatcataggagctactgggacatagtagggaatttggtgtttgcaatgtcctccgcaccgcttacatattccctcttcgccatccgctgtgcagtcacgtccgggatactaatactcactacaccccctgataaattatttgaggggtgcagttttcaaaatggggtcactcctttggggaatccactcttctggtaccttacaggctctacaaacatgacatggcgtccagataccaaacatctgaatctgtactccaaaagccgcatagcgctccttcccttctgcgccctgctgtgtgcccaaactgcagtttatgccacatgtatgacacatgtatgacactggtgtacccgttatatcggatgtaatgtcatatgtgggtataaactgatattagggcacagctggacacagaagggaagaagggttattgggtttttggagcgcagacggtttggtttttggatgccatgacacttttgcagagctgaaacgccagtaaagtggaatcccctgatatgagagcttattttggaaactacacccctgaaggatttctccaggggtacagagagcatttttaacccccaagtgttgctataatttattatccataaatgaatacgaagctgattgtgagaagtgaaaatgaccatttttccaggaatccgtcattccagtgtgtaatatgtagtgcccaccttgtatcagagatgaacgctctgaaagctgttgtgcccgggatacctgcttaccagtttttggagtgtgtatctctgctgacataagttgggcgcaacatatcgggcactaaaatggcgaatctctggaaaaatttcatttttaacttctcattatcagctgtgatttcatttctggaaactaaataaatgcaacactcaagggttaaaaacgctcgctacgccacttgataaatcccatcagtgggctagtgtccaaaatggggtgacatgtctgcagattccactttattggtaattcagggtctttgcaacagtgacgtccaaaaaccaaactgtgcgccaaaaaccaaaatagcgctccttcccttctgtccccggctgtgcccaaacagccgattctacccacatatggcattaagtccgttatccggggtacaccagtgtcatacatgtgggcatacactgccatttgggtacgatatgtgcttttggagtgcagatttagattgttggtgtttggacaccgtgtcacatttgcagagaccctataaTTGCagctacaaaatggggtcatttcttggggaattccagtttactggaacctccagggctctgcaaaaacatcatggtgcccagagggtccctctaaatctgtaccccaaaagctaaaaagcacagtgctccttcccttctgagccctgctgtgtgcccaagcagcagtttacacccacatatataatttttggcccctcggaatggcccacttaatagtttcaggagtgcagtctctgacaacacaaagtgggtgcaacgtattgggcaccgaaatggcagatttctttcaaaatttcaattttcatttggtacattaatttttggaaagcaattttaggctcaaaatgataaaaccccttgatacattctttgatgggtgtaatttttaaaatggggtcacttttgaggggtttgcattgtattgataccttaggggctctgcaaatgcgacatggtacctgaaaactattccagcaaaatctgctctccaaaacccaaatagctgccggacacttcccattcatttctatgggagccggcatgcgagtgctccccatagaaatgaatggactgcttttttccattctttccattctgagccccaccatgtccccatacagcagattatggccacatatggggtattgccgtgttcaggtgaaattgtgtaacaaactgtgggtggctttttctcttttaaccccttgtgaaaatgaaaactttggggataaagggacaaactactcactatactcctcaatgaataccttaaggggtctagtttataaaatggggtcatttatgggggttttcaatttttttggtaactcaaatcttgtttgaatgtgcaatgggcctgaaatatctgcaagcaaaatttgtgtcttgaaattcagttggtgctcccatctctttgggccctactgtgcgtccgtacataggattaaggccacaaagtgtacatttttgaacacgggagaaatggggccatctattttggggtgtttttctttattttcatgccttgtgtgcaaaaaaactgcctttaaaatgactcttttgtgtaaaaaatataagatttttttgtttgacacaaattcttttaaaacctatggggtcaaaatactgactatacccctcaatgaatacctcaaggggtctagtttataaaatggtgtcatttattttggtaacgcaaatcttgtttgaatgcgcaatgggcctgaaacatttagaagcaaaaattgtgtcttgaaatccagttggtgctcccttctttttgggccctaccgtgcgtctgtacatagaattaaggccacaaagtgtacgtttttgaacacatgagaaatggagtcatctactttggagtgtttttcttcattttcatatgttatttgcaaaaaaacctgcctataaaatgacacttttgtgtaaaaaaatatgaaatttttttgtttgacgcaacatttctaaaaagttatggggtaaaagtactcactatacccctcaatgaataccttaagggatctagttcgctcatctctactccctatctcttaggccctactgtgcgtccgtacataggactaaggccacaaagtgtacatgttataacacaggagaagtggggtgatatattttggggtgtgtttcttctttttgatgtgttgtgtgcaaaacaactggttttaaaatgacacatatttgaagaaaatgaaaatgtaattttttccatcatttgtaataattcttgcaaaataatatttgtttgatcaaaatgctcactaaacccctcaaagaatacctgaaggggtctagttttacaaattaggtcatttaatgggagtttctgtcattaaatggggtcatttatgggggtttcaattgctttggtaactgaaatcttgttcaaatgtgcaatgggcctaaaatatctgcaagcaaaatttgtgttttgaaatccatttggccctccctattagagatgagcgagtaccgtattttacggactataaggcgcactggactataaggcgcattgcccatgagcgccttatagtccgtctcggttcatatataaggcgcaccggactataaggcgcagtccggtgcgcattatatgttattgaaagcggcggcacgcagactttgccagcggccgcttaaccccccgcgtgccagccgcttctattggaagtgctcggcaggcgaggagttaaaggggctctatcagcaaaatcatgctgatagagcccaaccgtaaaagttatattaaactacccccccataaaacactgaaacagaatgtgaaacttaccgagcggtgcagggtgggtgggcattcaggcctcctcttcctccgatgttccgtcctcctcctccggcgctcgcgaactgataatggcctgggcgcatgcgcagtagccgtagtagaagcattatgatattgcgcatgcgcccaggccattatcagttagcgagcgccggaggaagtggtcaggacatcggaggaagaggaggcccgcccaccctgcaccgctcggtaagtttcacgttctgtttcacgccggcgtgacagcagggctgctggacacttcccattcatttctatgggagccggcatgcgagcgctccccatagaaatgaatggactgcttttttccattcatttctatggggagcgctcgcatgccggctcccatagaaatgaatgggaagtgtccggcagccctgctgtcacgccggcgtgtacggctgtgatacacgccggcgttccgtagtgtgaatgtactcttacggtgccttttatgtatgtatggaagtggcacgcagactttgccgccgcttccatccatatataaggcgcaccggactataaggcgcacttacgatttctgaggaaatcgtaggtttttatgtgcgccttatagtccggaaaatacggtactgttcggatcagccgatctgaacagcacgctccatagaaatgaatggatgcacctggtacttccgctttgacggcggccggccacttaaccccccgctggccggctatgtccattcatttctatgcgagcgtgctgttcggatcggctgatcgctcatctctactccctatctcttaggccctactgtgcgtccgtacataggactaaggccacaaaatggacattttttaacacaggagaagtggggtgatatattttggggtgtgtttcttctttttgatgtgttgtgtgcaaaacaactggttttaaaatgacacatatttgaagaaaatgaaaatgtaattttttccatcatttgtaataattcttgcaaaataatatttgtttcattcaaaatgctcactaaacccctcaaagaatacctgaaggggtctagttttacaaattaggtcaattaatgggaggttctgtcattatgtcacctattcctgtctgcaaacgtagcttggtacaggaaaaaatcacatactccaaatttccaaaatttgcttataaacttgataaacttgtaaattgtctaagttactcaaatatgttaaaattatttcaaatatgcttgaaacacaaaaggaacatttggaaatatataactactaatttttttgccctgtattattgtgcatatgtgagatatcgcagctgaaaatggaaaacattgaaaaaatttcaaaattttcagcatttgcgagttatttaataaatttacacaagttatatcagtctaattttaccttctcagtaaagtacaacatgtcacgaaaaaacaatatcagaatcgcttggatgcctaatactgttacagaattattcactgataaagtcacacaggggaaatttccaaaatttggcttggtcattaaggtccaaaataggctggtcactaaggggttaattggctgataagaggaaaaaaaatatttctctttacctttttaaaaaaaaaaaaaaaatgaaaaaaaattaagatttattTACTCACTTTGCCAAAGCCGCCCCTACCCAACTCCTGATGGATGGTAAGTCGGCGGATATAAAAATCTGGGTAGGGGCTGGATGTTGCAGGGTCCCGGCTGCTCCCTGGTCTTGGCCCGTCATCCTCCAATATTCTGgcctctccttctctcctcttctttaTAGCTC includes the following:
- the LOC142204592 gene encoding protein kinase C theta type-like gives rise to the protein MKPSQVFLASLPGRNTFMAVKVVTRTEYNAAVIMRERQMLLKVRDCPFVCQLNAAHQSQDNAYFIMEYLSGGSLEELITMCGRLNTDTVRFYTAEIACGLHFLHTRNIVHRDIKPSNIMLDGNGHICIIDLGIARERATSSTKIHGTAGTPSHQDPEVQEFHAAIDWWRLGIVMSRMSTGFHPFHYGGNFTRNEPKLPSRLDADLEDLLLNLLQVNSKMLDVYSNIRNHPFFNIICWEDLEKKRARPPFIPFKAIPKNENLPWPENQTLHPEDEFNYMSPSWTRTMPLLLRDLGCRKHPLQPSEDCEVTTKSLPTP